The sequence below is a genomic window from Lolium perenne isolate Kyuss_39 chromosome 4, Kyuss_2.0, whole genome shotgun sequence.
aaaaacgcgaaatttccccagaatttacgatgcaatgcacatccctttctaaaatctacccctcgatcgtctctaaacctgggacattacagtaccggaggttctagaaggttccaaagggtaccatagtggggcccacctatccctaACGACCAAAATGGACCATAAGGGGTCGCATAGTGCCACATGGGCCAGGCACACCAGCCCCCAAGGCCATGCGACTggatcaagtggataagatcaaatcccttaaAAATAGGAACTTAACTTTGGGGGGAGTTCTCCCCCTTTTTAGTCGACcctagggcttggaggagggggcCAAGGCAgacccccacgcctatataagagggaggggagggctggggcgcagtacaacatcccctaaaccctagccgtccctctctccctccttcctgcgcaggcttggcgaagccctgcatgaattcttctccaccaccaccaccaccacgtcgtcgttCTGCTGGGATTACGAGAAGGATCTACTACATACACTGCCCGCTGTAACGGGGAGAGGACATCTTCGTCGAtaacgtacgtgtgaccgagtacggaagtgctgcccgcTTGCAGCACTGGAAGGATTTCATCTCGAACTTGAGTTCGGCAAGAGTACGACTACATCATCCACGAGATCTGATCGCGTTAACACTttggatcttcaagggtatgtctCTCATATATCTCGTTGCATAGAtctagtagattagatcttggctttttcctagattggatctttgtTTTATCCGTTCTTGcgatattttttttttgttttctatatgCTACGAACTCCAACAGCCGCCACCCATCAGATCCATCCACACCACACAGAAGGAGATCCaccaccatagttcatccattccatctcccatctcctccacagtcatagccatcaccattgtaatagacaTCTCCTTGAGAATTGACGACTATTGTAAGAATGTTgtgatttcaatccaagtatttgcaacaatgatttctatctttgatCTTGATATCATGTGTGTGTAGTCCTCACGAGCTGtgggttggggtgaatcctcgcagcGTTTATATGCATCTAATATCATGAATATgtgtaggaattgaatatgagCTTTGCAATCTTGTATCCTGGTCTCTTTGCCTCGATTCGACGATCTGCAGGTACCCATGTATGTCGGATCGATCAAGAGAAGAGGTGGGATGAGAGGAGAAATATCGTGAAGCCTCAGTGACAGAAGGGGAAAGTAACAGTACACGTTTTGTGATTCGCTCGGGATCAACGACACAATCATGTAGCTTAATGATTTTGTCTATATCCGTTTACTTAATAATTGTTGTTACTCGCGGCTGTGGAAACAATGGTTGGACCAAGAGACTCTTGTCACCTCTAGTTTTAGGGAcaatagtatttacggatgtgctgctcacaaatctcttatcactattttatttactacacaTTTGTATTTTATTtctatatgtatgcatagctgcaggaAAATCCTTGACCCTAGCCTATTTCAATCCATTGAACACAACATAAAATAAACTAAACTAGAAAGGTTTGGTAAACATAAAATTAAACCAACTAGCAAATCTTGTAGATGTTTCCTTTACACCACTTTAGCAGTGcttcctgatgtctacgggtgcttctattcttgtagacagtgttgggcctccaagagcagaggtttgtagaacagcagcaagtttcccttaagtggatcacccaaggtttatcgaactcagggaggaagaggtcaaagatatccctctcatgcaaccctgcaaccacaaagcaagaagtctcttgtatccccaacacacctaatacacttgtcagatgtataggtgcactagttcggcgaagagatagtgaaatacatgtggtataaatgtatatgagcagtagtaacggcaccagaaaatagcttgatgctacaactggcgtgtggttgatggtggtgatattgcagcGATACAGATGCGatgagaacagtaaacaagcagcgatagcagtatttggaaacaaggcctagggattatactttcactagtggacactctcaacattgatcacataacagaataaataaatgctatactctagactctcttgttggatgatgaacaccactaattgtgtaggattacacgaaccctcaatgccggagttaacaagctccacaatattcgatattcatgtttaaataaccttagagtgcacgatagatcaacacaactaaaccaagtactaacatagcatgcacactgtcaccatcacactatgaaggaggcatagatcacatcaatactatcatagcaataattaacttcagaatctacaagagatcataagcataacctacgccaagtactacacgatgcacacactgtcaccattacaccgtgcaggaggaatagactactttaataacatcactagagtagcacatagatgaatagtgatacaaaactcatatgaatctcaatcatgtaaggcagctcatgagatcattgtattgaagtacataggagagagattaaccacatagctaccggtacatcccttagcctcgatggagaactactccctcctcatgggagatagcagcggtgatgaagatgacggtggagatggcagcggtgtcgatggagaagccttccgggggcacttccccgtcccggcggcgtgccggaacagagactcctatcccccagatcttggcttcgcgatggcggcggctctggatggtttctcgtaccgtggcttttccgtctcgatgttttaggtcagggacctttatataggcgaagaggcggagtcggagggctgacgaggcgacgacacaacaggggggcgcggcccaccccctggccgcgccagcctggcgtctggggcccacagggcactcctctggtggctctcgggtgttctggaagcttcgtgggattttaagatcttgggcgttgatttcgtccaattccgagaatatttccttactatgatttctgaaaccaaaaacagcagaaaacaggaactggcacttcggcatgtcgtcaataggttagttccggaaaacgcataaaatcatcataaagtgtgaacaaaacatgtaggtattgtcataaaacaagcatggaacataagaaaaattatcgatacgtcggagacgtatcacttcccaaggttcgattaaacctaggtaTTCTAGGGAACAAGCTTGCAATACTACAATCCATAATCTGGATCGAAGGTATTACCTCCAATACCCAAGAAACGGCGATGATGGATTCCCTCTGCGAGTTCCCCGTCTAGATCCCTTTCGGGGTGAGATTTCTCTATTTCGTGGTGGCTCTATAACTGTGATCTTTGATCCCATCGCACGAGGCGAAAGGGTTCGACGAGACGAAGCCACCAAAACATAGTACGACCATCCGGTACGGGCGGGGATGACCGTACCATAGGTCGTTAAAGTCTATGTGATAATTTCTTTGCAAATTCGACCTTTGGCTCGACCCCAGGTGTGTGGGTAAATGTTTGGAAGGTATTATTGCCTCTAATAAACATATATGTGCCCAAAAATTACCTCTttaatttatttcttaattaacctCTTGATTTTTGGGATCTTTGTGAAACAAGCAGAAAAGGTGCGTGTGAGAGTGGTAAAGCCAAAATCCTATTACTACTCATGcaatttttttttgaagaaaAACACTATGAAAATTTCACTCATCATGAGGTATTGGGATTAACATATTGACAAACACAACGTTGGCTCAAAATCATTCATGTATGCATAGGAGCCATCAAAGGGCATCCATGTTCTTTTGTTGGTTATTGGTTCATAAGAGTTTGGACCCATGTCTATGTATTACCGAACATGTTGGCTCACACGCTTAAGGCTAATCAATCTTTAGTGTATGTAGTTCAATTGTGGGTGATGTTACGACATTGTCGGATTAGTTCCAGAAGTACACTACAGTTGTTCTGAGACATTTTATGAGGGTGGAACACATTACAGAAATGTTCTTAAGTAAGAGAAATAGTTTTGGTGATTTTCTAGAATTGTTTCAGGAAGAGAGAAAATTGGGGCTCCAGACAACAAGAGAGAGGTGTCGGAATTATCGAAGGAAGATAGAGGGAAGTCTGAAAGTCAAAAGCCTTATGGGATGGCCGCATGGGCTTCTACGGGACATTTGCTCCAGACAACCATGCCCCCCAAAGCCCCCAAGGGCTGTCTGTTGCAGCCCATACGGGGGGCGACTAGGGCTTTGGGACCCTATGGTCAGCCCACCAAGGGGAGGCGGCGGAAACCCTAGCCCGCCTTCCCTCATCCTATATAAACCCAAACCCCCTCATGTCTCAATGCATCAATCGTAACAAACCACGTGGCTCTCTATCCCCCTCTCCCATGTGCGTGGTTTTTTCCACAACCATACGCCGTAAGGCTACACTACTTCCACCAACGCGGCTACGCTCTGGACTGGCGCCTTGTCAGATTGATGAGTTGTACGCTTGTATACCAGCGAAGGAATTTCCCGTGCGATTCTTGGAGCAAAGAGGAGATCAATTCCTCGTGCCTAGGAGGGACAAACCTAGGTTCGTGGATCGCCTCGAGCCTTCCGCATTCTCTCGGTGTGAGTCCTCTGAATCATCGTTTGTTATTTGCATCTCCATATATAGATCTTGGGAGTACATGTagcaatttttttgttttccatgcacgaACCCTAACACCCGACGGAGGAGAGGCCTGGGAGTCTTATGATTGAAAGGATAGAGATggtaacctagaggggggtgaataggttataCAAATTTTATTCAATTTCTTTTGCAcctttaggctttgcggaatagtaAGTGAGTCTGATTAATGAAAACTAGGTGAGTCAacctatatgatgatacaagGTACTTCAAGCATGAAGGATATCACAAGAGTAAAGAGATCAGTTAGGGATAACtgaagcacgcggagacgaagatgtatccccgtgttcccttccatggaaggaaggtacgtcacgttggagAGGTGTCGGATCCCAcaaaggatttcccaacgccaCAAAGGGTCACCTTATTCTCCTGAACCTATCCCATGAAGGAACAACTCGCTCACTTGTCGTAGACTTTAAGGTAGTCTCCAAACCCTCACAAACTTCTTCTTAGAGCAAATCCACAACCATGATGCTTCTGAGTGACTCTAGCCGCATAAGGTTTTCCacaaacccaagagtaacaagcttgaTCGATGAACTCAAGAGGAATGAAGTTTTGCTTGGTGGAAACGTAGATCGGGACTACCTCTTGCTTTGTACCAAAGGGATTTGGCTTTTGTTGGGTAGAATGAGAGATGCAAGTTTTTTGGTTTTCAACAATCGTGCGTGTGAGAGACAACACAAGGATATGACATGAATGGTTGACCTAACCCTTTCAAGCTgcaagaaggggtatttatagtccaaggataAATATAGACATCTAGGGAAATTTCTGGGACACAAACCGGCGGCAAAATCAGCAGAGCAGGTTTCCTCTCCGGTTTGGTCCGGTGGACAAATCGGCACACCAGAATGACTGCTAGTTTTGCAGCCTGGGCCAAACCTAGACCAGCCCACCGGTTTCCTTGCTGGAACCAAACCGTCTAGTCAGCCGGAACCATGTCAGTTTCGTCGAAACTGCTTTATGTTATATCTTTCGGCACATTCCTAGGGTAGTTCGGCGCGCCGAGAAGTTCTGTTGGGGAAACCGACACCGCCGTTTTTTGCGCCAAAATTGCCAGAGCATTATGAAATAGTGATTTCTCCAAAAAAATGAACTCACCCGGAAAAAGTGATGGGTCTATTTGGTGGTAGGATGTGTGTATTTCTTAGGAAACATCTCCAACGAGCTCATCGAAACCACCACTCTTAATAGTGTGATGTTTCCTacaactcaaatataaaacaatagAGAAAATAGCTAAAACACTGACGCCAAATTAGGGGTCTCTCACCACCTTGCAACCACACTTGCAGACTAAAACCTGCATATACACTTATGGAGACCATTAGTCCACACATTAGCTCTGGTGTCATCATTAGACAAAATAACgattaagggtaaaatacccttacacctgAGTGCCCTAGTCCCTTCCACTCTACCATGTAAAGGCATGACACATCAAAGGAGAGGATAAATTCTTTTGGTGTGTCTGCCTAGACCCGGAGCTCAATGAACATGACGCTTCGGTGACCTCTCACCGACACGGCGGAGGCATGGAGGATATCGGGGAAGTCAATTTCCCTGTTCTTGATCCGGGTGGCTGGCGGGGTAAACGGGCGCGATATCGACACCAAGCCTAGGCACTGCGTAGCCTTGGGCTTGGCGCTGACTGTGCCAGGAAGAGGATGGAGACGAGCATGCGTCGAGGAGGGCCTTGGGGAAGGTCATTGGTCGCCTACATGGCCGGACACAACggcgtggggggggggggggggatcacATGGGCGTGGTCGAAAGATTTCCACTCGGCCGTTGCCCCGTCCTACGTGATTTTACCAATTTTAGGAGCCATGCTTTGATTTGGTATAGTTGGTAATTGGATGGGAACTTTTCTCACCTGATTATAAGTTTTGTAGGGAACACTTTTGACAATGCTCTTGGAGCTTCATATTTTGCTCAAATTGCTACAAGTTCAGTTTTTACTTTTTACCAATTGAAACCAAATATACAAAGTCTCATGGACATGGTCTAACCGAGTGTTCAACCAAACACACACGAAGGGTCAGGAGCGTTCGCACGGCCAGCTTTGTCACACAACCAAACGAACCCGAACATCATGTCAAGAAAAAAAAAAACGAACCCGAACATTCCTCTTCGAATCACAAACCATAGGTACTTTTCCCGAGCGATTTCTCTCTGTTCTATAGTTCCTCTCCAGATCCGGCGAGCGAGGGGCGGGTTCGTTCTCCACCAGCTTTGGATCCCGTCTGTCGTTCTTGGCATCTCACCGGCGAAGCCGACTCCCGCCGTCCCTGTACTCGGGCTCCGGTAACACCATTCCCACTCCCTCCCCCCTCCTTCTGCATGGGCACCCGGCGAGCAACGCGAGACCTGGATGCATACTACACGGATTCAGCAATGTGTGACTGTAGTTAGCAGCCAAGATATACACAAACAAGAGAATAAACGACTGGCGGTGAAGTAGCCTAATATTCGCGGGTTATAGGTTCTGCAAATTTTCAAGAAGAACCAAATCAGGTACTGTAATATCATTTCCCATCCGGAGCAATAAATCCATAGAGTGCAAACACATTTGCAAGATTGCTGACTTTCTGGTGTCTTTTGACATCTTTACCGCAGGGTATTATTAGCCTTGAAAGATAATGTTTTCTTGTTTGCTCTCATATTTAGGTCCATAGCTTCTCCTACTAAACATTACGTCTGCCAGCTGTTCGGCACAATGAAGCCTTCAGATGACAATGTGCAGCTGTCAGGATTGATGCAATTGGAAGAGTCGTCCCTTGGCGTGGAGGGGTATTGCCATCATCAGGAGACCTTTCCTTGTTCTCCTTCGATGCAACCAATTGCTTCTGGTTGTGTACACACAGAAAACAGCGCGGCATACTTTTTATGGCCGGCGTCGAACCTACAGCATTGTGCGTCCGAGGGACGGGCAAACTACTTCGGAAACCTACAGAAAGGGTTACTGCCGGTGCTCCCTAGACAGTTGCCCAAGGGCCAGCAAGCAAATAGCCTGCTTGACTTGATGACTATAAGAGCTTTCCACAGCAAGATATTGCGGCGGTTCAGCCTCGGAACGGCAGTGGGCTTCCGCATAAAGAAAGGGGATCTGACAAATATCCCTGCCATTATTGTCTTTGTTGAGCGAAAGGTTCACAAAAAGTGGCTTAATCCGAACCAATGCCTTCCTGcaattcttgcggtaggaaaacaaTGTTTTGTTTCTGTATTAGATTATTCAGCAAGCTTCTTTTCATAGCTAGAAGTGATTTTTTCATGAACTAAATACCTTTCACTTAGTTGGATCATTACAGGGACCAGGAGGTGTTTGGTGTGATGTTGATGTCGTAGAATTTTCATACTATGGTTCACCGGCTCAAACACCTAAAGAACAGATGTTCAGTGAGCTTGTTAATAAGCTGTGTGGCAGTGATGAATATATTGGTTCAGGTTCTCAGGTACATACATCTATACTCGTTTTTTTATTGGTGTGATTTCCCTAAATATCACGTTCTTTAAGCAGAGGATGCTACCATGTCTATAAATTGAAATGGGTGAAAACATGCACTAACAATTCTTCTGTTTATCCTGTATAAGTGGTCCGTTTAAATTTTGTCGGGATTCTTAGGATTTACTACTATTAGAAAGCGAATAAAATTGCACAACGCTCATAATGTTATGACAAGGACCCATAGGTACCTTGTCTGCTCGCCATGGTTTTTGAGTAGTGACTCAAAATTGAGTCGCCAATGCTACGACTCGCTGTATAGTCGACGGAAGTCGCTGTATTGTCACGAGTTGCCGTGATTTTTGGAAAACGACTCGGCGACTATACATCGACTCAAAAAGCATGCTGCTCCACACTGTTATGTATGATGCCAGGTTAAAACAGCTACTAGAAATCCTGCCAGTGTTCTTCATTCAACTGGATGTTACATAAGTTAATCCCTTTGATGATCAGCAATCCGAAGTAATTTTCCCCGCGAGCCTGAGAGTGTCATGTCATTTAACAATTacatcatgtaaattggcatgcgAAGCTTGGCAATTTGGGAGCCCACACAAATGTAGCCATCACCAATCACCTATATTTGTGACACACATACAATTTCGCATGGCAGTTCTTTTCAAAACATAACTGAACTGTGTACTCTGAAAGTTCCTTCTCACAGTTCTCCATATGCTGTTTCAGGTTGCAAGCCAGGATACATTTGGAACTTTGAGTGCAATTGTGAAACGGCGCACCAGCAACAAGCAGGTTGGTTTCCTCACCAACCGACATGTTGCAGTTGACTTGGATTATCCTAACCAGAAGATGTTTCACCCATTGCCACCCGATCGTGGGCCTGGTGTTTATCTTGGAGCTGTCGAAAGGGCAACATCTTTCATCACAGATGATTTTTGGTATGGAATTTATGCTGGAACAAACCCAGGTAGAGCCATTACAACTTATCTGATTGATATAAGAATTCAAATTCGTGTACTTTTCGCAGCATTTAACTGCAGTATATATGGTTATAGAGAAATGCTTAGTTCATGTTTTGTCTATATGAAAAGAAGCGTCTGAAATGCACCAAAAAGCAAGATAGTAAGATACAGTACATCATACATTAGTGCGTTGCACAAAAATAAAAGGAAGTTTAAGAAGCAGGATATTTTCTTTCTGGTCGTACCAGTTTTGTttgtcagattaaaaccaacttgcACTTTAGAGTAAGGAATAAAATAATATCTGTTTAAGTTACATATAATACTTATTTTTATATATGTAAACAAATTACATTATTCCTTTTATTTTGTGTTCTCTATGATGCATGTGCTTTTCTAATCCCCAAACATATATGCTACCCTTCTGCGGACCTGCAGAGACATTTGTACGAGCTGATGGCGCATTCATTCCATTTGCTGATGACTTTGACATTTCCACGGTCACGACTATAGTTAGGGAGGTCGGTGAGATTGGGGATGTTAAGGTTATAGATCTGCAGTGTCCTATCAATAACCTCATAGGGAAGCAAGTTTGCAAAGTTGGCAGAAGTTCTGGTCACACAACTGGGACTGTATTGGCATATGCCCTTGAGTACAATGATGAGAAAGGAATATGCTTCTTCGCTGACCTCCTCGTTGTTGGTGAGAACCGCCAAACCTTTGACTTGGAAGGTGATAGTGGAAGCCTAATTATCCTGACCAGCCAGGGTGAGGAGAAGCCACGTCCTATTGGGATAATATGGGGTGGCACATCAAACCGTGGGAGGATGAAACTTACAAGTGactatggtcctgaaaattggaCTACCGGAGTTGATCTTGGTCGTCTTCTTGATCGTCTAgaacttgatcttatcataaccaACGAATCACTCAAAGGTCAGTACTTCTTCATATTTCAGTGTTATCCAGGTATTCTGGAAATAGATTTTTCTGCAAAATCACGATCAAGTGCTCTTAAGAAATGTAACTACTCATTAGAAAGAAGGCGTTATTGAGGGCAGTATAATGTTATTGCCTTTTTCATCCTTGCAGTATTAAGGTACTTTTGCTCCATGGTAGAAGACTGACATAATTTATGTACGATAAAAAGATGCTGTGCAGGAGCAAAGGAATGCTTTTGTTGCTGCAGTTATATCTGCTGTTGGGGAGTCCTCCATGGTGGGTGTCACCGCACCAGAAGCCACCTCGGAAGAGAAGGGGGAAGAAATCTTTCAGCCTTTGGGGATCAAAATTCAGCAGCTGCCTCGTCATGACATGATAAGCTCTACAACTGAAGGGGAGGATGCATCCAATAGGCCATCTGATATGGAAGAGCATCAGTTCATCTCAAACTTTGTTGGCATCTTTCCGGTGTGCCATGACCAAGATGCTCCAAGGAGCATCGCCAATTTGAATAATCCATCGGAGGAAGAGCTCGCCATGTCGCTGCACCTAGGCGACCGAGAGCCCAAGCGGCTTTGTTTGGACCCAGAATCAAACCAAGACCTGG
It includes:
- the LOC127294187 gene encoding protein NARROW LEAF 1 isoform X2; translated protein: MPSCNSCVGSLQGPGGVWCDVDVVEFSYYGSPAQTPKEQMFSELVNKLCGSDEYIGSGSQVASQDTFGTLSAIVKRRTSNKQVGFLTNRHVAVDLDYPNQKMFHPLPPDRGPGVYLGAVERATSFITDDFWYGIYAGTNPETFVRADGAFIPFADDFDISTVTTIVREVGEIGDVKVIDLQCPINNLIGKQVCKVGRSSGHTTGTVLAYALEYNDEKGICFFADLLVVGENRQTFDLEGDSGSLIILTSQGEEKPRPIGIIWGGTSNRGRMKLTSDYGPENWTTGVDLGRLLDRLELDLIITNESLKDAVQEQRNAFVAAVISAVGESSMVGVTAPEATSEEKGEEIFQPLGIKIQQLPRHDMISSTTEGEDASNRPSDMEEHQFISNFVGIFPVCHDQDAPRSIANLNNPSEEELAMSLHLGDREPKRLCLDPESNQDLEKRPRPDPESSLDLEKRPCSDPEPSLDLEKRPHYDPEPSIDLEK
- the LOC127294187 gene encoding protein NARROW LEAF 1 isoform X1, whose protein sequence is MKPSDDNVQLSGLMQLEESSLGVEGYCHHQETFPCSPSMQPIASGCVHTENSAAYFLWPASNLQHCASEGRANYFGNLQKGLLPVLPRQLPKGQQANSLLDLMTIRAFHSKILRRFSLGTAVGFRIKKGDLTNIPAIIVFVERKVHKKWLNPNQCLPAILAGPGGVWCDVDVVEFSYYGSPAQTPKEQMFSELVNKLCGSDEYIGSGSQVASQDTFGTLSAIVKRRTSNKQVGFLTNRHVAVDLDYPNQKMFHPLPPDRGPGVYLGAVERATSFITDDFWYGIYAGTNPETFVRADGAFIPFADDFDISTVTTIVREVGEIGDVKVIDLQCPINNLIGKQVCKVGRSSGHTTGTVLAYALEYNDEKGICFFADLLVVGENRQTFDLEGDSGSLIILTSQGEEKPRPIGIIWGGTSNRGRMKLTSDYGPENWTTGVDLGRLLDRLELDLIITNESLKDAVQEQRNAFVAAVISAVGESSMVGVTAPEATSEEKGEEIFQPLGIKIQQLPRHDMISSTTEGEDASNRPSDMEEHQFISNFVGIFPVCHDQDAPRSIANLNNPSEEELAMSLHLGDREPKRLCLDPESNQDLEKRPRPDPESSLDLEKRPCSDPEPSLDLEKRPHYDPEPSIDLEK